In a genomic window of Ipomoea triloba cultivar NCNSP0323 chromosome 3, ASM357664v1:
- the LOC116012284 gene encoding methylesterase 17 — protein MAGESVGTNKTTEEKIREEEEVVAPPPHFVLVHGLGGGAWCWYKLRCLMENSGYKVSCIDLRGAGVDPADANDILRFDDYNKPLLDFLASLPPNQQVILVGHSAGGLSVTDATHKFPQKISLAIYLAATMLKTGFTSEQDIKDGIPDLSDFGEINEVYDIGFGMGQDGPPTSILVNKTLQRKILYQMSPLEDSTLAGMLLRPGPIKALGSAEFRESEGGEQVPRIYIRTRYDNVVKPEQQDSMINKWPPASVYTLDSDHSPFFSAPFALFGLLVKATSTYYVGCM, from the exons ATGGCGGGAGAGTCCGTTGGAACAAATAAGACGACGGAGGAGAAGATTAGGGAGGAGGAGGAAGTGGTGGCGCCGCCGCCACACTTCGTTCTGGTTCATGGACTCGGCGGCGGAGCTTGGTGCTGGTACAAGCTCCGGTGTCTCATGGAGAATTCCGGCTACAAAGTCTCCTGTATTGACCTCAGAGGCGCCGGCGTTGACCCCGCCGACGCTAACGATATTCTCCGTTTCGATGATTACAACAAACCCCTCCTCGATTTCTTGGCCTCCTTGCCTCCAAATCAACAG gtaATATTGGTAGGGCATAGCGCAGGAGGGCTGAGCGTTACAGATGCGACTCACAAGTTTCCCCAAAAGATCAGCCTAGCAATCTACCTCGCAGCAACAATGCTCAAAACTGGCTTCACCTCTGAACAAGACATCAAAGAT GGAATTCCAGATTTATCGGATTTTGGAGAAATCAATGAAGTGTATGACATCGGTTTCGGGATGGGCCAAGATGGGCCTCCCACCAGTATACTCGTCAATAAAACATTACAACGTAAAATTCTCTACCAAATGAGTCCACTCGAG GATTCGACGTTGGCGGGAATGTTACTGAGACCCGGGCCGATCAAAGCGTTGGGGAGTGCAGAGTTCAGGGAATCGGAGGGTGGAGAACAAGTTCCTCGGATTTACATTAGAACGAGGTACGACAACGTGGTTAAGCCGGAGCAGCAAGATTCAATGATCAACAAGTGGCCGCCGGCGAGCGTGTACACTTTGGATAGCGACCATAGCCCTTTCTTCTCCGCCCCATTCGCACTGTTTGGTTTGTTAGTTAAAGCAACATCAACTTATTATGTTGGATGCATGTAA
- the LOC116012398 gene encoding protein NETWORKED 4B — MPESDLEMEKENLSVLVPHGLNSDGKIRTLEKELEMTREKLMASEQESTNLKGNLSEVISKNADELEHLHCQVAEQRVELANNASKISFLANQLEMAKEKLQRSEEANTKLNFDLSKIVSESTQLSHQLEASRCDVHVLKAQLDSGKKYALELEDMYKSKLLNQEDQMKKINSEYHGAKEQFLLEKEQLQSVISSLSVQLTLQDEMKEIQEMQNKELEDLKSELYFKDELIQVLNRELDGFKLKYGTLMTEKDETIATLQTLKAVLSSRDDEIQQLEDNVKQLHSKCLFLNAGSQSAEKLTNELRQRVAHLEKEVGMQNEVISDRAEEKREAIRQLCFSLEHYRNGYQQLREAYIEKKEANHFCLRFP, encoded by the coding sequence ATGCCAGAGTCTGATCTtgaaatggagaaggaaaatcTTTCCGTTCTTGTTCCACATGGATTGAACTCTGATGGAAAGATTCGTACATTGGAAAAAGAGCTGGAAATGACCAGAGAAAAACTTATGGCGTCAGAGCAAGAGAGTACAAATTTAAAGGGTAATCTCTCTGAAGTAATTTCAAAAAATGCTGATGAATTGGAGCATCTGCATTGTCAAGTTGCTGAGCAGAGAGTTGAACTAGCAAATAATGCTTCCAAAATCAGTTTCTTGGCGAATCAGCTAGAAATGGCTAAAGAGAAACTTCAAAGATCAGAAGAAGCGAATACCAAGTTGAACTTTGATCTCTCAAAAATTGTTTCTGAAAGCACTCAATTAAGTCATCAGTTGGAAGCAAGTCGTTGTGATGTACATGTGTTGAAAGCTCAACTTGATTCTGGAAAAAAGTATGCCTTGGAACTGGAGGATATGTACAAATCCAAGCTTTTAAATCAGGAAGATCAGATGAAGAAAATCAATTCAGAATATCATGGTGCAAAGGAGCAGTTTCTTTTGGAGAAAGAACAGCTCCAATCTGTTATATCTAGTTTGTCTGTGCAGCTGACCTTACAAGATGAAATGAAGGAAATACAGGAGATGCAAAACAAAGAATTAGAAGACTTGAAGTCTGAGCTGTATTTCAAAGATGAACTCATCCAAGTTCTCAATAGAGAACTTGATGGCTTCAAATTGAAGTATGGCACCCTAATGACCGAAAAAGATGAGACCATTGCTACACTACAGACCCTGAAAGCAGTACTCTCCTCCCGAGATGATGAAATTCAGCAGCTGGAGGATAATGTGAAGCAGCTGCATTCCAAATGTTTATTTCTAAATGCAGGATCTCAGAGTGCAGAGAAATTAACAAATGAACTGCGACAGAGAGTGGCACACTTGGAGAAAGAAGTGGGTATGCAGAACGAGGTAATCTCTGATAGGGCAGAGGAGAAAAGGGAGGCTATAAGGCAACTATGCTTCTCACTGGAGCATTACAGAAATGGATATCAGCAGCTGCGTGAGGCATACATTGAGAAAAAAGAGGCTAACCATTTTTGCTTAAGGTTTCCGTAA